In Agromyces sp. Leaf222, the genomic window GTGGGCGTAGAAGCGGGGTTCGACCGAGCCGAGGGCCGTCGTGAACAGCGGTGTGAACATGAACGCGAGGCCCGCGGAGAGTGCGACGTGCGCGACGAGGAGCAGCCAGGGCGACGTCTGTTCGGAGACGAGGGTCAACGACCAGAGCACGCCGCTCACGAGGATGCTGCCCGGCACGAGCAGCGGACGCGGGCCGAAGCGGTCGTAGAGACGGCCGACGGTCGGACCGAGCAGGCCCATCACGAGGCCGCCCGGCAGCAGCAGGAGGCCGGTCATGATCGGCTCGAGGTGCAGGACGTTCTGGAGGTAGATCGGCAGCAGGATGATCGTGCCGAACAGGGCGGCCATCATGACGGCCATGAGGGCGATCGAGATGGCGAAGTTGCCGGACTTGAACGGACGCAGGTCGAGCAGCGCGCGGTCGCGACGCTGCAGCAGCAGCTGTCGCAGGACGAATGCGAGGATGCCGAGTGCGCCCGCGCCGAGCGAGATCCACATCTGCGCGGGCGTCGCGGTGCCCGCGGCCTCGCCGCCGATGAGGCTGAGGCCGAAGACGAGTCCGCCGAAGCCGATCGCCGACAGCACGACCGAGAACACGTCGAGCGGCAGGCGCTTCGGCGTGCTGACGTTCTCGACGCGACGGATGCCGATGACCAGCATGACCAGGGCGATCGGCAGCACGAGCCAGAACATGAAGCGCCACGACAGGAAGCTGAGGATCAGGCCCGAGAGCGTCGGCCCGATGGCCGGCGCCACCGAGATCACGGTCGAGACCCGGCCCATGAACCGGCCGCGGTCGGAGGGCGCGACGAGCGTCATCAGCGTGGTCATGAGCAGCGGCATCATGATCGCCGTGCCGCTGGCCTGCACGACGCGGCCGCCGAGGAGCATCTCGAACCCCGGCGCGAGCGCCGAGATGAGGGTTCCGGTCGAGAACAGGCCCATCGCGGCGATGAAGACCGCTCTCGTGGAGAAGCGCTGCAGCAGGAAGCCGGTGATCGGGATCACGACCGCCATCGTGAGCATGAACGCGGTCGTCAGCCACTGCGCGGCGGAGATCGTGATGCCGAGGTCGACGACGAGGTGGGGGATCGCCACGCCCATGATCGTCTCGTTGAGGATCACGACGAACGCGGCCGCGAGCAGCAGCCAGATCACGCGCGAGTTGCGTGCGCCGTGCAGGGCTTCGGCGTCGGAGTGGTGGTGCTCGACCCCCTCGACGGTCGTCGAGGCGACGGAGGCGGAGGCTGAGTCGGCGAGGGTGGAGACGTCTGGAAGGGCGCGTTCGGTCACGGTGCGGATCCAATCGGCAGAAAGTGGATGTCGCGCGGCATCGCGCAAGAAGTTCGTCAGCTGTGACGCAAGTCACCGACCACAGTGACAACCCGAGGCGAGCGCTGGGCTATTCCCGATCAGTGCGAAGCATTGCAACGCATGGAATCAGTGCACCTGATGGCGCTCAGGGGGCCGGCGCGGGCCCGTCGATCGGGGTCGGCTTCGGCAGCCAGTCCTTGAACATCGACTCCTCGGGCGCGAGCTCGGACCGGAGACGTGCCTCGGCCTCGGGGCTGTAGTGCGCCGGCTCGTTCTGCTCGGGCTCGTTCGCTTCGGAGTCGTTCTCGGGAACGTTCGCGTCGATCATGAACCCACGATAGCCCGCACCGCCGACACCGCACGGATGACGGATGCCGCGGCGTCCGCGATCTCCTCATCGGTCGTCGTCGGACCGAGCGTGAAGCGCACGGCCGTCTGCGCGAGGTCGGCGGGGATGCCGATGGCCGTGAGCACATGCGACGGGTCGCTGCTGCCCGCGGCGCACGCCGAGCCGCTCGAACAGGTCACGCCGAGTCGATCGAGCTCGAGCAGCACGGCCTCGCCGCTCGTGCCCGGGAAGACGAACGACACGGTTCCCGGCAGGCGGCGCTCCCGATCGCCGGTGAGCTGCGCGCCGTCGAGGCCCGCGAGGATGCGCTCGCGGAGCTGCAGCCCCTGCCGGGCGGCCTGCGCCGCGGCATCCGCCCGCTCGGCCTCGGCGAGCCGCAGGGCCGTGGCGAACGCGACCGCACCGGCCACGTTCTCGGTGCCGGACCGGCGTCCGCGCTCCTGGCCGCCGCCGTGCAGCACGGGCTCGAGGGCGACGCGGCCCCGGGCGACGAGCACGCCGGTGCCCTTCGGCGCGCCGACCTTGTGACCCGCCAGCGAGAGCGCATCGACGCCGAGCCCGTCGAGGCGGAGATCGAGGTGCCCTGCCGCCTGCACGGCGTCGGTGTGCATGAGGGCGCCGGCGTCGTGCGCGATCGCGGCGAGCTCGGCGA contains:
- a CDS encoding DHA2 family efflux MFS transporter permease subunit codes for the protein MTERALPDVSTLADSASASVASTTVEGVEHHHSDAEALHGARNSRVIWLLLAAAFVVILNETIMGVAIPHLVVDLGITISAAQWLTTAFMLTMAVVIPITGFLLQRFSTRAVFIAAMGLFSTGTLISALAPGFEMLLGGRVVQASGTAIMMPLLMTTLMTLVAPSDRGRFMGRVSTVISVAPAIGPTLSGLILSFLSWRFMFWLVLPIALVMLVIGIRRVENVSTPKRLPLDVFSVVLSAIGFGGLVFGLSLIGGEAAGTATPAQMWISLGAGALGILAFVLRQLLLQRRDRALLDLRPFKSGNFAISIALMAVMMAALFGTIILLPIYLQNVLHLEPIMTGLLLLPGGLVMGLLGPTVGRLYDRFGPRPLLVPGSILVSGVLWSLTLVSEQTSPWLLLVAHVALSAGLAFMFTPLFTTALGSVEPRFYAHGSAIVGTVQQVGGAAGTALFITVMAAGSAAAASTAPSAEAAQAAGIHTAFLVGAILSLFAIVGSIFVRRPADTEADFVAH
- a CDS encoding cysteine desulfurase family protein gives rise to the protein MIYLDHAATTPVRREAIEAMWPYLTGAFGNPSSRHELGDEAARALAWARGEVAAVVGCRPGEVVFTSGGTEADNLAIKGIALARPRGRRIVVSPIEHEAVLESAAYLARHHGFTVTEVAVDEGGIVHPSALAAALTPDTALVSVQLVNNEIGTIQPLAELAAIAHDAGALMHTDAVQAAGHLDLRLDGLGVDALSLAGHKVGAPKGTGVLVARGRVALEPVLHGGGQERGRRSGTENVAGAVAFATALRLAEAERADAAAQAARQGLQLRERILAGLDGAQLTGDRERRLPGTVSFVFPGTSGEAVLLELDRLGVTCSSGSACAAGSSDPSHVLTAIGIPADLAQTAVRFTLGPTTTDEEIADAAASVIRAVSAVRAIVGS